The region aaggtgacaatcttttgctttctttgagatgcatgtatatacgtgtactttataattaaataagaatatttttttttaaaccataaaGCTGCAAACCATGTGTCCAATTCTATaagttgattaaataattttttgttatattttttaagagaaaattgccattttggtccaatgactattatagtaatgttaattgctatccgtgactttcaaaaatattaattgcgtaacttgactatgcattttttctaaattttggtCACGCCGGCCAAATTAACAGTCAAATGTGActggaaaatattaatagttcaAACactaagggtatttttgtcattttactttatattatttcatCTTCGTCGTCTTCTCCATTCAACTGTCGCCGTCAACTTGAAGCTACTGTCGCCGTCGACTTGAAGAGAGAAGCAGCAGCAGATCGAAGAAAGAAGCAGCACCCGTGGCTCTCTCGGCTCTCTCGCTGGTTGAACGAAGAAAGAAGCAGCAGCCGCGAATTTCTGTCACTCGGTCTTCACTGGTAATGGCGACGGAAAGAGGTATGGGAGTTGTCGATGAAGCAGAGTGGCGGCCATGGCAGTCCGGCGGTGAGCACCAACCAGCGACCCCGGGTCTCCCTCTCGAACTGCAGACCGACATCGACCAATAGCGAGCATTGGCGTGGCTCCTCTTCTCTGACGAGCTGGTTGGTAGCTTCAACCATGGCGAAAATGGTGGAAATGGATGATGTCGGTAGCTTCACCATGGCGAAAATGGTGGAAATGGATGATGTCGGTAGCTTCACGTCGCCTTGAAGCTATCGTCTCCAGCAACGATGGTGGGAATCGTCGCCTTGAAGCTATCGTCTCCAGCAACGATGGTGGGAATGGAAAATGTCGGGCTATCGTCTCCAGCAACGATGGTGGGAATGGAAAATGTCGGCAAACATAACAAGAAAATGACTATTTTGCCCGAAAATGTCGGCAAACATAACAAGAAAATGACTATTTTGCCCATtccaattaagaataatatgtgatttaattttttccGATCACTTTTGACCGGAAATTTAGTcggcgtgaccaaaattgaggaaaaatgcatagtcaaggtacgcaattaaaatttttgaaagtcgcgaatagcaattaacactactacaatagttattggaccaaaatggcaattttctctattttttaagCATGAAGTTGAACAATTTGTCAGGATCCGTTGTAAAttctttatatatgtttgtgtcttAAGTAatgatgtatataattatatatgtttgtggctTAAGTAATGATACGACGAAGAACAATCATgcaacatacatatatataagctatGAGTTAAGTAAATCGAAGATGAAATATACATATCACGccaaaatatatagatatatcagCCTAACAATGGAAGTTCAGCAGTTTAGCAAATTACATGGATATCATTTGATAAGATCTCATGTCcttcaaaattattgttttcactTATTGTAGTATGGAAATTGTAAATTCGGAACTTAGCTTTTCATCATCAGTACAAAAGAAATACCTGAGCGTCCTTGtagaaattttctttttacatagaTGTGATTCCACAATGGTTttgtaagaattttttttagcaaaggTTGTAAAAAATTTTTGGTATGGAAATGGCGTTGTTACAATGGTCATTTGTATTGAATGTTTTTAAAACTGTTTTTGGCATTTATTtcaatgttattatatatatatacacgtggtATGGAAACTTAGCTTTTTGGCATTTCTTGTAAGTGCAGCATGAGTCACGTGGTATCCCACCCTAAATGTCGATTTGTTCTTTAACCATAGTGAATTTGGTCGTCCAATCCAATCACTCctatcattttgttgttgtattcaccaaataacaggtTTATGCGATCCTATCTttctcattattgatggttgCGGCTAACTATTccgacacaaaaaaaaatccaatcactcaattttttttatatatttatggtctTCTTAATCTTGTCTTTTCTTAATCAGTATCAGATCCATAATTAAGAGTGCATAATGAGTCATGTTGTGGTCTCCCACCCTTATattatagcatttttttttgttttgtagatCTTGTTTATGTTGTGGTCTCCCACCCTtctattattgcattttttttagatcTTGTTTTTGCTTTATTAGTGGAGTTGGTTTGCTTAGTGGAGGAGTGGGTATGcatgttaataatataatattgaatccTAAATTATGTATACATACCATGCGGATATAATATTCAAAGAAGGCCCATGCAAATAGTGTCAGAGTTGTATTTAAGCAGTCTGAATTTGAACGGCACGGCCGATCATCTGCAAGGGCAAATATGGCATTCTGTTTGCAAAGCACATTCGCAAAAGCACAAGGTACAAGAAATTCCGTCGGAAAAAGTCTTGGGCAAATTATAAGTgactctttatattattttaagataaaTTACTCTAGACTGTAAAGGAATTGAGAAGAGTGAGTGAAAGAGAGTCTGCGATCTGCAACTCCATCTGTGAGGCAAAATGGCTGTCAATGAGGAAGAAAATAACACAGTGgagtgggtgggtgggtggattaaaaaaaatttaaaaaaagatgaAAGTGGAGTGGTTGGACGAAAAGACAAAAGGataaagaggaagaaaaaaaaatgccaaactCGTAATTTGATTAAGATTTGGAATCCTGCTTGATTGTCCCCATGGccctcatttttttttgtcggcaaactttatgtataatatagaAAGCAGGCCCACGAGAGTAATTGAATATTTGTACTTAAGCAGTCGGAAAGTGAACGTCTTAATTGAATATTTGTACTTAAGCAGTCGGAAAGTGAACGTCTGAATTGAATATTTGTACTTAAGCAGTCGGAAAGTGAACGTCTGATAATCGGCAAGGGCAAATTAGATAGCTATTATTGCAATGTACAACAACATAAGCACAAAGTGCAATAAAATTCGCCTGAAAAATTCTTGGGCAAAAATAaggtgaatgtagagttgcctgaAAAATTCTTGGGCAAAAATAaggtgaatgtagagttatgaatatggagtataggacctgtgaatatagagttttgaatgtgtgaatgcataacagtggtaatatagttactaaacatataatcatgtaatgtgtgaatgtggagtttacaaagtatgaatgtagagtatagtgtatgtgaatgtagacccaggtccaccttgcaagatggacctgggtccacggcataacaaattccctccaaccaaacactgtaattgccaaattcattgaattccaattcaatgaattacaactcCCCCAAATTACACCTAACCAAACAACCCCTTAGAGCAAACTCAGCTTAGTTCATAGGCTCAGTAAAAATCAAGTCTTTAAATCACTAAATCAATCACAAAATTATCATTCCTAAACTCAGACATGAATCATGAGATAcagtaactaaaaaaaaaatcagcctTTCGAGTTAGAAACATTTAACCCAAGAATGAATTTTGGGGAAGAAGCCGGAATGCAGTAAGCATCAAACTATGaacatgaagaagaagaagaagaagaagaagaagaagaagaagaagaagaagaagaagaagtgaaCTGAAAGTTTTACCACCAAAAGCGAGATCAACAAATTTCAAAGAGGACACTTGTTTATGTGAATTGACTGTAAAAATGAAGTTAGTATTATTGAAAacgaaaaaaataaacatttccTAATTAAACCTTAACAACGTAACTATTACTATTACAAGAAATGAGGAACATAAGATTCAAACTGTACAGGCTATAAAAAACAGCGGCCGTGGCTGGCGAGTTAGGTTGGAAAGTGGCAAGCCCAGGCGTGAAGTGCACCGAAGATACCAACCCAAACAACGAACTATTATTATATAGCTCCGTGCCTGACTTTAACCCATAACTATCACGTGGTCTATCATCCTTGATGTCAGCTACATTAACGAATCAGACCAGTCGCCTGCTGGAGATCGAAGGAGCACCATCTCAGATCGTAGACCTCCTTCGCCACCAAATGCTACTGGTTCGCCGAGGCGAAAGCATCCGTCGGAAGATTTGGGAGACGCGTGCGAAAGTTGAGATAGCGGGTTTGATCTTACAAGCTGCTGCAAAATGGGTTGTTTTCTTTTGATTTAGGCAGAATGAAGAATAAGCCAACCACTCTTCCAAATAATGAAACCCAACCActcttattttgttgtttttgtctgATCTTCAACAAAGTCACTCCGGGGAAAGAAAACCAACTACTccaattgtttttgtttttgccttTGCCAACGAACAAGTATAAGCACCACAACCAGAAATAATTCAAccactccaattttttttttaatttttttgtcttttttttcttgttgtttGCTATTTAATATTGAGCTATCACGTGGTGGCCTTCAACTTTTAACTGCCCGTTCGTCTTTTTCAACCGGAAATTGGCCGTCCGATTATCGGCAAGGGCAAAATAGGGTACTAATTATGCAATGAACAACAGTAGAAGCACAAAGTACAAAAAATATCGCCTGAAAAAGTGCTGGGCAAAAATTAACTCGCTCTTTATATTATACATAGATATCAACTTTTTTGATGGATTTTTACTCTATACATGTCTAATATCAACCATTTATAAATGTTTTACCCTCGTCGAAGTTGTTTGATAGGGTTACCACATTGCTTAACCAATACCTCTTATTCACTATTTTATTGCATAGTGTAAACATTGAGTCTTACATTTGGTCTaattaacattattaatttttttttatcatacattactatatgtatatttagtgaaatataacaaattttgaatttttaagcTCATTCATAATTCACTTAATCCATCTTATCGAGTCtaacattttttcattttttcttttctctgcTTTTATGTAATAACTTATAAATCACTCGAATATATTGTCAGACAAATTTAATTAAGAGGGtggttgcaacttgcaagaaTCAACGGGTAAACATTTTATGTTTNCCCACGAGAGTAATTGAATATTTGTACTTAAGCAGTCGGAAAGTGAACGTCTGATAATCGGCAAGGGCAAATTAGATAGCTATTATTGCAATGTACAACAACATAAGCACAAAGTGCAATAAAATTCGCCTGAAAAATTCTTGGGCAAAAATAaggtgaatgtagagttatgaatatggagtataggacctgtgaatatagagttttgaatgtgtgaatgcataacagtggtaatatagttactaaacatataatcatgtaatgtgtgaatgtggagtttacaaagtatgaatgtagagtatagtgtatgtgaatgtagacccaggtccaccttgcaagatggacctgggtccacggcataacaaattccctccaaccaaacactgtaattgccaaattcattgaattccaattcaatgaattacaactcCCCCAAATTACACCTAACCAAACAACCCCTTAGAGCAAACTCAGCTTAGTTCATAGGCTCAGTAAAAATCAAGTCTTTAAATCACTAAATCAATCACAAAATTATCATTCCTAAACTCAGACATGAATCATGAGATAcagtaactaaaaaaaaaatcagcctTTCGAGTTAGAAACATTTAACCCAAGAATGAATTTTGGGGAAGAAGCCGGAATGCAGTAAGCATCAAACTATGaacatgaagaagaagaagaagaagaagaagaagaagaagaagaagaagaagaagaagaagtgaaCTGAAAGTTTTACCACCAAAAGCGAGATCAACAAATTTCAAAGAGGACACTTGTTTATGTGAATTGACTGTAAAAATGAAGTTAGTATTATTGAAAacgaaaaaaataaacatttccTAATTAAACCTTAACAACGTAACTATTACTATTACAAGAAATGAGGAACATAAGATTCAAACTGTACAGGCTATAAAAAACAGCGGCCGTGGCTGGCGAGTTAGGTTGGAAAGTGGCAAGCCCAGGCGTGAAGTGCACCGAAGATACCAACCCAAACAACGAACTATTATTATATAGCTCCGTGCCTGACTTTAACCCATAACTATCACGTGGTCTATCATCCTTGATGTCAGCTACATTAACGAATCAGACCAGTCGCCTGCTGGAGATCGAAGGAGCACCATCTCAGATCGTAGACCTCCTTCGCCACCAAATGCTACTGGTTCGCCGAGGCGAAAGCATCCGTCGGAAGATTTGGGAGACGCGTGCGAAAGTTGAGATAGCGGGTTTGATCTTACAAGCTGCTGCAAAATGGGTTGTTTTCTTTTGATTTAGGCAGAATGAAGAATAAGCCAACCACTCTTCCAAATAATGAAACCCAACCActcttattttgttgtttttgtctgATCTTCAACAAAGTCACTCCGGGGAAAGAAAACCAACTACTccaattgtttttgtttttgccttTGCCAACGAACAAGTATAAGCACCACAACCAGAAATAATTCAAccactccaattttttttttaatttttttgtcttttttttcttgttgtttGCTATTTAATATTGAGCTATCACGTGGTGGCCTTCAACTTTTAACTGCCCGTTCGTCTTTTTCAACCGGAAATTGGCCGTCCGATTATCGGCAAGGGCAAAATAGGGTACTAATTATGCAATGAACAACAGTAGAAGCACAAAGTACAAAAAATATCGCCTGAAAAAGTGCTGGGCAAAAATTAACTCGCTCTTTATATTATACATAGATATCAACTTTTTTGATGGATTTTTACTCTATACATGTCTAATATCAACCATTTATAAATGTTTTACCCTCGTCGAAGTTGTTTGATAGGGTTACCACATTGCTTAACCAATACCTCTTATTCACTATTTTATTGCATAGTGTAAACATTGAGTCTTACATTTGGTCTaattaacattattaatttttttttatcatacattactatatgtatatttagtgaaatataacaaattttgaatttttaagcTCATTCATAATTCACTTAATCCATCTTATCGAGTCtaacattttttcattttttcttttctctgcTTTTATGTAATAACTTATAAATCACTCGAATATATTGTCAGACAAATTTAATTAAGAGGGtggttgcaacttgcaagaaTCAACGGGTAAACATTTTATGTTTGATTGATTAACATACCATATTAAGTGAGATTTATGGTGTCAAATACatgattttctttgttttcatctatgaatatgaatatgcTTAATGGCAAATTGGCAtgattataagttataacagaTTTAAGCTCAGACTCTGAGCAAGCCAATTGACAGAAAAATGGCAGCCCTTTCAATCTCTTCACTGTCTTCATCCTCCAAACCCTTAAACCTCATCAAACCCCTCAGAACTCAACCAATTCTCAACCTTCAAACCCAACAATGGCTTCCCTCTCTCACCCTCAAGAAACCCATTTCTATTCACTCTCTCAAACCCCATCCCCTTCCCCTCCGATTCACCCAGCCTCTAAGAAAACCCTACCTTCTTTACTCCTCCAGACCCCTCCCGATCAAATCCCTCTTCACCGGCATAGTCGAAGAGATGGGCGAAGTCCGACACATCGGGTACGAGGATCCCGAGAGTTTCACCATGAAAATCGGCGCAAAAACCGTTCTTGACGGCGTCAATCTCGGCGACAGCATCGCCGTCAACGGAACGTGCTTAACCGTCACGGAATTCGACACCCAATTGTCGGAATTCACGGTCGGATTGGCCCCGGAGACCCTGCGAAAGACCTCTCTGAGTGAACTGGAACACGGATCTCGGGTCAATTTGGAGAGGGCATTGACGCCCAATTCAAGAATGGGCGGCCATTTCGTGCAGGGCCACGTGGACGGCACCGGAGTGATTTTAGGGCTCGACCCAGAAGGGGATTCATTGTGGGTGAAAGTGAAGACTACAAAGGAGCTGATAAAATACATTGTGCCCAAAGGCTTTATTGCAGTGGATGGGACAAGCTTGACTGTGGTGGATGTGTTTGACGATGAGTGCTTCAATTTCATGCTGGTGGCTTACACGCAGCAGAAAGTGGTGATTCCATTGAAGAAGATAGGGCAGAAGGTGAACTTGGAGGTGGATATACTGGGGAAGTATGTAGAAAGGTTGCTTAGCAGTGGGTTTGTAGATTCCATCAAATCTGCTTGAGCTGAAAACAGGTAGCTCCTTTCAGTGTTGCTCCATTTTCTATCTTATCCCACTGATTTTGAatgttgaataaaaaaaaatttgatcttGATTGTCTACATGTTTGAGCATGATGCATTATGGCAAACATCATCTTGATAAAGGTGTTATCTTTTTGGGTTACGGGGGGAACCCGCATCCACTACATGACTTGAGTGTGCAATGAGTAAAATCCCGCCTTACGAACCTAGTCTGCAAAGTATCATAATGAGTTAAACCAGTCTAGATTGACTTAAATCAGTCTAGATTGCTTATAGTTGAccggttcaaatcaagaaggatAATAGGATTCTCCTATTGGGAGTCGAACTGCCTTACGAACCTAGTCCGCAAAAGATCATAATGAGTTAAACCAAACTAGATTGTTGATAGCTGATccgctcaaatcaagaaggccaataggatTCTCCTATGGGAGTCAAATCGCCTCACGAACCTAGTCCGAAAAGGATCATAATGAGTTAAACCAGTCTAGATTGTTCATAACTGaccggctcaaatcaagaaggccaataggatTCTCTTAGTGGGAGTTGAACTTATAacattgtggttatcaagtccCAGATAAAGGTGTTTTGTTTTAGTTCTTTATTTCAGGAAGTTGTTTAGCTCAGAGCACTAATACTCAACAACATAAGTTGTAGGTATCTGTTTGGGATTGATTGTACCATTAGCCTTTATATTAAACTGAGATACATTagttaaaagaagaagaatgattCAAAGGTCTTGGCTGAGATGCTGAGAATGTTCTGAATTGAGTGGAAATCTTTTATTATTTGGTAAAGGGTAATGAGTGATattccatttttaaaattatgatgaATAAACATAGAAAGGAATAATCTCAGTTTCTCCAACCAAAGAAAGCCACTTTCTTTGGTGCCCAATATTTTCATATGGCCATAGAAGGGATTTGCTGAAATCTCCTTCCCAATATGAACTCGTAAGATGATCTCATATTAACCTTTCATTGGTATTGAAATTCTATTCATGCACTCTTATAAGGTTACATCCTAATGTTTTCGTAACAATATCTGAGCCCTGAGGGGTGTTAATGTTATGGCCCGAAAGCTGCCTGCAGTGTTTGAAATCGCCATAATATTTGCCGGTATTGAGTTCAGTACCTCTGAAATCAATGCTTTTTATCGAGCAAGGCAGTAATGATAAGAAAAACTGTAGGAGACAGGGCGCCCACCTAACGATCAAGcatataaaccaatttaaagaAAGCTTGGTTTGGTATTAACTTTATTTGATGGTCGCATGGCACAACATTTTATGAAATGGATAAAAAGTGTTCTGTGAACCTATTCTAAAATCCAAAATTGCCATTATCAACGATGAGAAAGATGTTAGGCGAAAGTGTGTGATCTCTACTTGATTACTCCTTgtctttctttttgtcttttaacATTTATGTGACAGATCATGAGTAGTCTGCATTCCACCATCCCTTCTCTCCGTAATCCATGGAAAATGAGGGAGGATCGGGGATGAAAGCAAATTGAGTACACAGTAGGAAATTCAGGGGTGTGGGTGCTGGCTTTATCACTTGTAAGTATTGTCATCATCAACACTCAACATTTAGACCCCATGTTGCTGCAAATCATGTGGTGTTGCTCTATTAGATTGGATTTTTGCCTTTTATATTGTGTCCATTGCTGCAAATCTTGTAGTGTTGCCAAAAAGTTTCCTATTTGAGATTAGACTATCACTCCACGGGGCTAGTTCAGTTAGTTCGACCAATCACCTTAAAATCTCGCTCCAGCGGTAGTGTAGGGGTTCGAATCCCATGGAAACCTGGGTGCCATTGTGAGACCTTGACCTGATGGGGCTACTCGCGATTTACTTCCTCCACGGGCTCTGGGAGATTAGAATTAGTTTAGTTTAAGCTGGGATACGTAACGTTTCAGTAGGAAATGTTGCAGGAAAGCACTTTGGATTCTCCTTGTGATATGATGTTAGTGGGTTCAGTAGTGGACAAAAAGCATGCTGCAAAGTTTCTGTAGTTTTTACTATCTGGGAAAACTTCTGTAGTTTCCCTCTTTCTTCCATAGGTGTTGACAGTTCTATAATTTCCTCTGGACTTCAAGAATTGATAAATTTGGTGTGCAACTTTTAGAAATTGGATTAATTAGTCCCTTCTAAAATTGGACAAAATGTCACTCATGACATCATTGTTTGTCTCCTTACAAAACAGAAAAAACTTGATGTTAATGGTGTCACCAACGCACCATACTCAAAAAGTGAATTTATTTCATTCAAACAATAAGGAAGGAGTGGATAAGAATTGCCATCATACTCAAAAAGTGAGTTTATTTCATTCAACATGGGGAAGGGGGTGCATGGGAATATGAGAGTTTCAATATGGTttgagggaattgtaattcccttcaaccaaacaattaattttCGATTATTATGGAATTGCAAAGAAATTGGATTGCATTTCATATATACCAAACACTCCATAAGTTCACCACCAACACCTTGGGGCATGGGTTGGTCTACCGTTGAGATTTCGTAATAATCAGTTAACATGTTAAAGAGTAAAATGAGAAtacatgtaataaaatttaatattattttaaatctatGATATTTTGGAGTGATGCTTTGGAAGCGATGAAAGTGGCAGCACTCTTTGTGATGATCATCTCTGTCGGCGCCTTTATTCTTATCATTTTATCATCACACCTCCCCCTTTGATGCCTGCTTTTGTTTAAACTCTCTTAACCCCATAGACAAACAAAATTCTTTGCTTTTCATGTGATTTGAATGGTTTCATATGCGCCATTT is a window of Ipomoea triloba cultivar NCNSP0323 chromosome 11, ASM357664v1 DNA encoding:
- the LOC115995672 gene encoding riboflavin synthase-like; translation: MAALSISSLSSSSKPLNLIKPLRTQPILNLQTQQWLPSLTLKKPISIHSLKPHPLPLRFTQPLRKPYLLYSSRPLPIKSLFTGIVEEMGEVRHIGYEDPESFTMKIGAKTVLDGVNLGDSIAVNGTCLTVTEFDTQLSEFTVGLAPETLRKTSLSELEHGSRVNLERALTPNSRMGGHFVQGHVDGTGVILGLDPEGDSLWVKVKTTKELIKYIVPKGFIAVDGTSLTVVDVFDDECFNFMLVAYTQQKVVIPLKKIGQKVNLEVDILGKYVERLLSSGFVDSIKSA